A stretch of DNA from Desulfallas thermosapovorans DSM 6562:
TGGTCCGTGGCCCCCAGGCTGGCCAGGGGGGTGGTGCCGGCGTGAATTTCTTTGCCGTCCAGGGATAATCTTTTGCCCAGGCTTTCGGCCCATAACTGCACAAACCATAAACCAAATTCATACAGCATGCTGCTGTAGTTGAACAGCACGTGGATGGATTTACCCTTTACCGCCAGTTCATAGAGGCAGGTGCCCAGGGCAAAGAGGGCGTTTTGCTGCAGCGGGGTGTCCGCGATGGATTGGTGTGCCGTGGCCGCACCGGCCAGCAGGCGGGCGCTGTCCGTGCCGGTGACTTCGGCGGGAAGAAAGCCCACCGAGGATAAAACCGAATACCGCCCGGGCAGGTCCCGGGGGATGTGCAGCAGCCGGCAGTTCAGTTGCCGGGCGATATGGTTGATGCCGTTGTCGCCGGGGTCACAGATGATCACGATATCTTCCAGGCGGCCGCCGGCTTCTTTATATCTGTTGTAAAAATAAATAAACTGGGCCGCCGTTTCGGGGGTGGAACCCGACTTGCTGGTATAGATGATGGCGGTTCTGGCCATGTCAATAACCCCCACCGCCTTGTTGACCAGTACGGGATCCAGATTATCCAAAATAAACAGCCGGGGGTGGGAATGTTGTTCCAGGTTGTAAAAGGGGCCGTGCAAAAACTGCAGCACGGCCCGGGCGCCCAGAGCCGAACCGCCGATGCCCAGCAGCAGCACGTTGTCATATTTTTCGCCCAGTTCCCGGGCCAACTCCTTTATCCGGGGGATGGCCGCCTCTTCGCCGAAGGAGAGGGTGATGGGTGATTTTTTATCCCTCAGCACAGCCTGAAATTCTTCAAATGCCTGTCCGTACCGGGGGGCGAAGTTTTCAAATTCCGCCGGCGAGATGAAATCGGCATGATCCTGCCGGCTTAGCAGGTGACCTATGTCAATATTGAGCAGTTCTTGCATTTTAATCACATCCTTTTTAAAAAGTCAGGTTTAGTATGTCCCTGGCCGGGGTAGTTAACGCCAGGTGTTGGGTGGGATATGGGATATAAATGAGAATTGATGATAGAATAATTATGATAATTACCTGAATTGGTGTTCATTGCCAAATATAGTATAACTGCTTTTCCATATTTTTTAAAGGCACACAAGCAGGAATTTGAGTTCTTTTGCATAAGATTGGTAAGAACAGTTATATTTATGATGAGGGTGTAAAAAATATTACGGCTTTAGAATGCAATGCAACAAGGGGCTGTTCGAAAGGCCCGTGCGCAAGTCACTAATAATCCCCGGGTTAGCCGGTTCTTGCGGTGCTCACCAGAGCTTGCTTTTCGAACAAGCTCTTTAGATTAAAAACGGAGTAATGATGCTATGCGGCTGTTTGCTGATTGGCATGTGCATACCCGTTACAGCGATGGGCGTGGGACGCCGGAGGAAATGGTGGCGGCGGCGGCCCGGCGCGGTCTCCGGGAGGTGGCCATCACGGACCATGGACCCCGGGGCATGTTTATCGGTGTCCGGGATGCCGGGGTATACCGGGAGTTAAAGGCGCAGGCGGCCAGGCTATCCCGGCGGTACGCTGTTCGGGTGCTGGTGGGGGCCGAAGCTAATGTGATTTCCCTGCGGGGTGAGCTGGATGTGCCCGCGGAATTGATTCCCGAGCTGGATGTACTGGCCGCCGGCCTGCACCCCCAGGTATGGTGCCGGCCATGGTGGAGAACGCTGACCTGGATACTGCCCAACCGGCTGGGCAAGACCTGGGGGTGGCTAAGGGAAAGGATGCGCCAGGTCAATACCATGGCGCTGGTGGCCGCGGTACAGAATAACCCGCTGACTTTTATCACCCATCCCGACCTGGTGATGGCGGTGGATTTGGACCGGGTGGCCCGGGCCTGTGCCGCCACGGGTTGCGCCATGGAGATCAACACCGGGCATCACTATGACCGGGATGCGGTGGTACAGGCGGCGCTGCGCCGGGGGGCGCCCCTGGTGGTGAACAGTGATGCCCATTTACCCGCCAGCGTGGGAGCACTGGATGTTGGTGCCCGGCTGCTGGACAAGTACCGGGTACCGCCGGAACAGGTGTTAAATGCTATTCGGCCGGGGTAAGGGGCAAAATCACGTAGAACTGATTTGGTGGGGCAAAAAACGTATTATAAAGTGAATAATAAGTGTATTACATGCCAGGTGCGCCGGTGTTTGGGGGGTAGACTTCTTTGTCACAGCAGCGAGTTAGCAAAAGAAAGGGCGGGAGTCCGTTGTCTGCACATATGGTTATTGTTACGGGTATATCCGGTGCCGGGAAAACCCAGGCACTGCGTTGTTTTGAGGATTTGGGCTATTTTTGCGTGGATAATCTGCCGCCCACTTTGATTCCCAAGTTTGCCGAATTGTGCGCACAAACCAACCGCAATATTAATAATATAGCATTGGTGGTGGATATACGGGGCGGGGAATTCTTCCGGGACCTGACCGAGGTGCTGGATCAACTGGAGCGGGGCGGTATTCATTACGAGGTGCTTTTCCTGGAGGCCTCGGATGAGGTGCTGGTGCGGCGTTACAAGGAGTCGCGCCGCCGCCATCCCCTGGGTACGGACGGTGAGGTGCTGCGCAATATCCGTGAAGAGCGGGTGCTGCTGGAAGAAATAAGGGGCCGGGCGCATAAAATTATAGATACCTCCAATTTCAAGCCCCAGCAGCTCAAGGAAAAGCTGGTGGACTTGTTCAGCGGCGATGCGGAAAATTCCCAGCTACTGGTTACAGTTATTTCATTTGGTTTCAAATATGGTATTCCCCTGGACAGCGATCTGGTAATTGACGTGCGTTTCCTGCCCAATCCATACTATGACCCGGTGCTGCGCTCCTTGTCCGGTAATGAACCGGTGGTGCGTGATTTTGTCTTTAACTCACCGGTTACCACAGCTTTTATGGAGAAATTTACGGATTTGGTGGAATTTTTGATCCCCTGTTACATAAAGGAAGGTAAAACCACGTTGATGATCGCCATCGGCTGTACCGGCGGCATGCACCGCTCGGTGGCACTGGCCAATCGATTGGGTGAAATACTGCGGGATAAGGAGTTTAAGGTGACGGTGAGTCACAGGGATATTGGCCGGGTTGGTTAAAATTAATGGGAAAGATACAGGGAGGCGTTTAAAGGATGACGAAGTGGTTGTATCCGGGTATGTTTGTTAAACGCTGGCTTTTCCTGGCGCTGTTGGGGGGGGTGCTGTTATCGACCGGTGTGGTGCTGGCGGTCTTCTCTTTTTTCCCGTTTTCGCTTTTGCTGTTGGGAAGGGCGTTTGAAGGCATTACCAGCCGGAGCACTTTGCTGCTGCCGGGTATTTTGCTCATATCCGGGGGAGCTGTTTTACTGGTTTACGGGCTGCGCCGGGCGCTGGATTCGGTGTTAAATGCCGTTATGCCCGGCCGGCGCAGGCTGGTGGATGTGGTTTATAAAAGACGTTGCCTGGAAAAGGGGCCGCGGGTGGCGGTTATCGGGGGCGGTACGGGAATACCGGTTTTACTCCGGGGCCTGAAACAATATACCGGCAATTTAACGGCCATTGTTACGGTGGCCGATGACGGGGGCAGCTCGGGCCGGCTGCGGGGCGATCTGGGTATACTGCCCCCAGGGGACGTGCGCAACTGCCTGGTGGCCCTGGCCGACCGGGAACCCTTGATGGAGGAACTTCTCCAATACCGTTTTCCGGCCGGTGAACTGAAAGGGCATAATATGGGCAATCTGTTGCTGGCGGCCCTGTGCGGTATCAGCGGCGGCTTTGATAAGGCGGTGCGCGGGTTCAGCCGGGTGCTGGCGGTGCGGGGGAGGGTTCTGCCCGTTACTTTGGATGATGTCCGGTTATGTGCTGAAATGGAGGACGGCTCGGTGGTGTGCGGGGAATCCAAGATACCGGAGAGCGGCAAAAAAATTAAGCGGGTGTTTTTGGAACCGGGCAACTGCCGCCCCACCGAAGAGGTGCTCCGGGCCATTGAAGAGGCCGATGCCATTATTATGGGGCCGGGCAGCCTTTATACCAGTATTTTACCCGGGCTGATGGTGCAGGGTGTTCCCGAGGCCATAGCCCGTTCCCGGGCGCCCAAGATTTACGTTTGCAATGTTATGACCCAACCCGGTGAAACCGATGGCTATACAGCTTCCCGTCATTTACAGGCCATTATTGAACACGCCGGTGATATAATTGATTATGTAATTGTCAATACGGCCGGTATCCCGGCCCGGCTGGCGGAACGCTACCGGAAGGAGGGCGCGGAACCGGTTGAAGCCGATATAAAAACCATTATGGATATGGGGGTGACACCGGTTTATGGCAGGCTGGTGCAGGAGGGTGAAGTGGTGCGCCACCATTCCGACCGGTTGGCCCATATGGTGATTAATCTGATGTACGGTGACCGCCGCCATCCCGAGCGGGTGGTTTATATGGACAATTATCTGGGGGCGGAAAAAACCGCCGGCAAGCGGGACAGCGCGGCGTCGTAAACGGGTGGACCGGCGCAACAATGATATAAAGAAAAATAATTCCACAGTCGTGTCCGGCCGGTTAATACCGGCCCCGGGGATATGTGCTGATAAACCTAAAGGCACCGGGGTGACTTTCCGGTGTCTTTTGTATTTGCCGGATCTAACGGTACTTGGCTGTTGACGCTGTTTGCTTTGCGGTATACTATGAAATAATATGAAAAGCGGTATGGTTGATCAGAACTTTTGAGGAAGTGGGCAGCATGACAAAGCAGGAAGTATACCTGGATAACAGTGCCACCACCCGTCCTTATCCCGGGGTGGTCCGGGCCGTGGTGGAGGCTATGGAAGAATATTACGGAAACCCTTCTTCGCTGCACCGTAAAGGGGTGGAGGCCGGGCGGCTGCTAAGCCGGGCCAGGGAAGCGGTGGCGGCCAGCCTGGGGGCGGATCCCGGCCAAATTGTGTTCACCGGCGGGGGCACCGAGGCAATTAATTTGGCCATCAAAGGAACCCCGCCCGGCCGGAAGGGCCGGCATGTGATAACCACGGCGGTGGAGCATCCCGCTGTTTTAAACGCCTGTGCTCAATTAAAAGAGCAGGGTATTGAGGTGACGGTGCTGCCCGTGGACGGGCAGGGGGTGGTGGATCCCCAACAGCTGCGGTCGGCGCTGCGGGATGACACTTACCTGGTATCGGTGATGTACGTGAACAATGAGGTGGGGGCGGTGCAACCACTGGATGAAATTGCTGGGGTGCTGGCTGATTTCCGCCGGGCCGGGCACAGGCCGGTGTGGCATGTGGATGCAGTGCAGGCTTACGGCAAACTGCCCACGAGGCCCGGGGAACTGGGGGTGGATTTGCTGTCGGTGAGTGCCCACAAAGCCCATGGCCCCAAGGGGGTGGGGGCTTTATACGTTGCACCCCGTACCAGGCTGCAGCCGCTGTTGGCCGGTGGCGGCCAGGAGAACGGCTGGCGCTCGGGTACTGAAAATACCCCTGGTATCACCGGCTTCGGCGCGGCTGCTGCGGAAATTACCCGCCAGGGGCCGGAGGGGGCGCAAAGATTATTTGCCCTGAAGAAAAGGCTGGTGGAGGGTATTCTGGCTGCTGTGCCCGGCGCTGTATTAAACGGCCCCCCCTGCGAGCAGGGCAACCCGCGCTGCGCCCCGCATATTGCCAACCTGTCCTTCCCGGGGCTGCGGGGGGAGATATTGCTGCACTGGCTGGAGGGACAGGGTGTTTACGTGTCCACCGGGTCGGCCTGTGCCAGCCGGAAAAACCCGGGCAGCCATGTGTTAAAGGCGATGGGGGTCAAAGGGGAGCAGTTGGAAGGGGCGATCCGGTTCAGCTTGTCGGCACTTAACACGGCGGAGGAAATTGATTACGCGGTGGAGCAAACAGTGGCGGCGGTACGGGAATTATACGCCCTGTACAAATAGAAAGGAACGATGGGCTATGTATAATACATATATGATTCGTTACGGGGAAATCGGTTTGAAGGGTAAAAACAGGCCGGCCTTTGAGCGCCGGTTGATGGGCAATATCAGCCGGGCGCTGGGTATGGGGTTTGCCCGGGTGCAGAGGGTGTATGGCCGCATATTGGTGGAAAGCGATGCCGATCCCGCCCGGATAATAGGCAAATTAAGCAAGGTATTCGGTATTGTGGGTATCAGCCCGGCGCTGCGCCTGCCCCTTACCGAGCAGGCCATTTGTGACGGGGCGCTGGCTGTTTTGAAGGATGCTGCAGCCCGGGTACAAATGGCCGTTGGGGAACCGCTGACCTTCAAAGTGGAAGCCAGGCGTTCCAACAAACAATTCCCCCGTACCTCTCCGGAGATAAACGGGCTGGTGGGCGCTTATCTACTGGATAATTTTCCGGGATTACAGGTGGACGTGCATACGCCCCGGATCAAGGTGCGGGTGGAGATTCGCGAGCAAAATGCCTTTGTTTATGCTGATGATATACCGGGGGTGGGCGGCCTGCCCGTGGGGGCCAGCGGCAAGGCGTTGCTGCTGCTTTCCGGGGGTATTGACAGTCCAGTGGCTGGCTGGATGGCCATGAAGCGGGGCATTGAAATTGAAGCGGTACATTTTCATAGCTTCCCCTTTACCGGTGAAAAATCCCTGGAAAAGGTGCGTGACCTGTGCCGCATTCTCACCGGGTACACCGCCCAGATTACGTTACACGTGGTGCACTTTACCGATATCCAAAAGGAAATTCAGAGAAGCTGTCCAGAGGAATTGCGGGTGACCATCATGCGGCGCATGATGTTTCGCCTGGCGGCGCGGATAGCGGAGGATGCGGGTGCGCTGGCGCTGGTAACCGGGGAAAGTGTGGGGCAGGTGGCCAGCCAAACGCTGGAGAGCATGCGGGTGATCAACCAGGTAATAGACATTCCAGTGCTGCGCCCGCTGGTTGGTATGGATAAACACGAGATTATCAGCCGGGCAAAGGTTATAGGCACCTATGAAACCTCGGTGCTGCCCTATGAGGACTGCTGCACTTTATTTTTGCCCAAACACCCGGCCACCAGGCCACGCCCGGACCAGGTGCTGGAGGCGGAAAAGGCGCTGGACGTAGAAGATTTACTGGCCGGTGCACTGGAGCGAACGGTGGCGGAGAATATAAAACAATAATTGCGGGCTATTGTATTATGTTTTGAAAAGTTGGGGAAGGCGGTGGCCGAGCTGAGTTTTTCCACGCTGACTAAAAATGAGCTGGCCAGGGTGATTGATACCCGGCAGTGTTGTAAAATGGCTGAACTGGGTGCCCTGATCAAAATGGATGGCTCTTTGCAGCTCAACGGGCGGCAGGTATCCCTGAATATTTTCAACCATAATGCCGCCGTGGCCCGTAAATTATTCAAACTTTTTAAAGAGCTTTTTGGTGTGCAGGCCCAGGTGCTGGTGAGAAGAAAGGTGCGCCTGCGCAAAAATAATGTCTATTGGGTGCGCATACCGCCCCGGGAGGGCCTGGCGGCCATGCTGGGGCAACTGGGGTTGGTAAATTCCGACTGGTCTTTGCAGGAAGGTATACAGCGGGAGTTGCTGCGCTGTGATTACTGCCGCCGCGCCTATTTGCGCGGCGCCTTCCTGGGTGGTGGGTCGGTCAACAGCCCGGAGGGGAATTACCATATGGAAATTATTACTAGCAAAGAAGAGCATGCCGCCAGCATCTGTCATTTGCTGCAGGAATTTAACCTGTCTGCCAAAGTCAGCCGGCGTAAGGCATGGTATGTGGTGTATTTAAAGGACAGCGATCAAATTGTGGAGTGTTTGAACATCATGGGTGCCCATTCGGCGCTGCTGGAATTTGAGAATACCAGGATATTTAAGGATATGCGAAACCAGGTGAACCGGCTGGTCAACTGTGAAACCGCCAATTTAAACAAAACAGTGGATGCTTCCCTGCGCCAAACGGAAAGTATTGCCCTGGTGGCCCGGGTCATCGGTCTGGATAAACTGCCGGGCGGGCTGCGGGAAATTGCCGAACTGCGCATGAAATTCCCCGATGCCAGTTTGAAGGAACTGGGGGAGATGGCCAACCCGCCGCTGGGCAAATCGGGAGTTAATCACCGTTTGCGCAAGCTGGACCGGATGGCGGAAAAACTGCGGGCTGGTGACCTGCCGCCGGAATTCTAGCTGCCGGGAGAGGGTGTTGTTGGTAATTCCCTGGTAATTAACTGAATATATATGGATAATAAATTTATAGGCAGGATTTTTGCTAATGAATGTAGAATAATATAGTAAAAGAATTTTAAATATTACAATTAATTGGGAGGAGTATCCGGCTATGCGCATGGGCTACGGTCTTAACATCGTGCAAACTCAAAAATTAATAATGACACCCGAATTGCGCCAGGCCATTACTGTTTTGCAACTTTCTTCCCTGGAACTGGACATGTACGTGCAGCAGCAGCTTCAGGAGAATCCCTTGCTGGAAGTCAGGGAGGAAGACTTTGAAAGAACGGAAACAGATAAACCGCCCGGTGAAACAGGCGCGGGGGAAAGGGAATATGACATTGATTGGCAGGATTATTTTCACGACAGCAGTGACCTGGGCATGCCCCGTTCCGAAGTGCAGCGGGAACAAAATGAATGCAGTTACGAGCAATTTGTCACCCGCGCGCCGAATCTGATGGAACATTTGCTTCAGCAGCTTGGTTTGGTGAAATGCAACAAACGCAAGAAGGCCATTGCCGAGTATATTATTGGTAATATTAACGATAACGGTTATCTTGGTTGTCCA
This window harbors:
- a CDS encoding glucose-6-phosphate isomerase, with amino-acid sequence MQELLNIDIGHLLSRQDHADFISPAEFENFAPRYGQAFEEFQAVLRDKKSPITLSFGEEAAIPRIKELARELGEKYDNVLLLGIGGSALGARAVLQFLHGPFYNLEQHSHPRLFILDNLDPVLVNKAVGVIDMARTAIIYTSKSGSTPETAAQFIYFYNRYKEAGGRLEDIVIICDPGDNGINHIARQLNCRLLHIPRDLPGRYSVLSSVGFLPAEVTGTDSARLLAGAATAHQSIADTPLQQNALFALGTCLYELAVKGKSIHVLFNYSSMLYEFGLWFVQLWAESLGKRLSLDGKEIHAGTTPLASLGATDQHSILQLFKEGPADKVLGFVTIENQPVDITLPEAFPGEKEYAYFTGHTMGRQLSIEQLATEMTLVGAGKPCYRVTLREISPEVLGALFYFYEALVVYTGRLWNINPFDQPGVEEGKNITYALMGRQDYSQKRPAYQEAVSRYQKEGVRLKV
- a CDS encoding PHP domain-containing protein, producing MRLFADWHVHTRYSDGRGTPEEMVAAAARRGLREVAITDHGPRGMFIGVRDAGVYRELKAQAARLSRRYAVRVLVGAEANVISLRGELDVPAELIPELDVLAAGLHPQVWCRPWWRTLTWILPNRLGKTWGWLRERMRQVNTMALVAAVQNNPLTFITHPDLVMAVDLDRVARACAATGCAMEINTGHHYDRDAVVQAALRRGAPLVVNSDAHLPASVGALDVGARLLDKYRVPPEQVLNAIRPG
- the rapZ gene encoding RNase adapter RapZ, which codes for MVIVTGISGAGKTQALRCFEDLGYFCVDNLPPTLIPKFAELCAQTNRNINNIALVVDIRGGEFFRDLTEVLDQLERGGIHYEVLFLEASDEVLVRRYKESRRRHPLGTDGEVLRNIREERVLLEEIRGRAHKIIDTSNFKPQQLKEKLVDLFSGDAENSQLLVTVISFGFKYGIPLDSDLVIDVRFLPNPYYDPVLRSLSGNEPVVRDFVFNSPVTTAFMEKFTDLVEFLIPCYIKEGKTTLMIAIGCTGGMHRSVALANRLGEILRDKEFKVTVSHRDIGRVG
- a CDS encoding gluconeogenesis factor YvcK family protein → MTKWLYPGMFVKRWLFLALLGGVLLSTGVVLAVFSFFPFSLLLLGRAFEGITSRSTLLLPGILLISGGAVLLVYGLRRALDSVLNAVMPGRRRLVDVVYKRRCLEKGPRVAVIGGGTGIPVLLRGLKQYTGNLTAIVTVADDGGSSGRLRGDLGILPPGDVRNCLVALADREPLMEELLQYRFPAGELKGHNMGNLLLAALCGISGGFDKAVRGFSRVLAVRGRVLPVTLDDVRLCAEMEDGSVVCGESKIPESGKKIKRVFLEPGNCRPTEEVLRAIEEADAIIMGPGSLYTSILPGLMVQGVPEAIARSRAPKIYVCNVMTQPGETDGYTASRHLQAIIEHAGDIIDYVIVNTAGIPARLAERYRKEGAEPVEADIKTIMDMGVTPVYGRLVQEGEVVRHHSDRLAHMVINLMYGDRRHPERVVYMDNYLGAEKTAGKRDSAAS
- a CDS encoding cysteine desulfurase family protein; this encodes MTKQEVYLDNSATTRPYPGVVRAVVEAMEEYYGNPSSLHRKGVEAGRLLSRAREAVAASLGADPGQIVFTGGGTEAINLAIKGTPPGRKGRHVITTAVEHPAVLNACAQLKEQGIEVTVLPVDGQGVVDPQQLRSALRDDTYLVSVMYVNNEVGAVQPLDEIAGVLADFRRAGHRPVWHVDAVQAYGKLPTRPGELGVDLLSVSAHKAHGPKGVGALYVAPRTRLQPLLAGGGQENGWRSGTENTPGITGFGAAAAEITRQGPEGAQRLFALKKRLVEGILAAVPGAVLNGPPCEQGNPRCAPHIANLSFPGLRGEILLHWLEGQGVYVSTGSACASRKNPGSHVLKAMGVKGEQLEGAIRFSLSALNTAEEIDYAVEQTVAAVRELYALYK
- the thiI gene encoding tRNA uracil 4-sulfurtransferase ThiI — encoded protein: MYNTYMIRYGEIGLKGKNRPAFERRLMGNISRALGMGFARVQRVYGRILVESDADPARIIGKLSKVFGIVGISPALRLPLTEQAICDGALAVLKDAAARVQMAVGEPLTFKVEARRSNKQFPRTSPEINGLVGAYLLDNFPGLQVDVHTPRIKVRVEIREQNAFVYADDIPGVGGLPVGASGKALLLLSGGIDSPVAGWMAMKRGIEIEAVHFHSFPFTGEKSLEKVRDLCRILTGYTAQITLHVVHFTDIQKEIQRSCPEELRVTIMRRMMFRLAARIAEDAGALALVTGESVGQVASQTLESMRVINQVIDIPVLRPLVGMDKHEIISRAKVIGTYETSVLPYEDCCTLFLPKHPATRPRPDQVLEAEKALDVEDLLAGALERTVAENIKQ
- the whiA gene encoding DNA-binding protein WhiA gives rise to the protein MSFSTLTKNELARVIDTRQCCKMAELGALIKMDGSLQLNGRQVSLNIFNHNAAVARKLFKLFKELFGVQAQVLVRRKVRLRKNNVYWVRIPPREGLAAMLGQLGLVNSDWSLQEGIQRELLRCDYCRRAYLRGAFLGGGSVNSPEGNYHMEIITSKEEHAASICHLLQEFNLSAKVSRRKAWYVVYLKDSDQIVECLNIMGAHSALLEFENTRIFKDMRNQVNRLVNCETANLNKTVDASLRQTESIALVARVIGLDKLPGGLREIAELRMKFPDASLKELGEMANPPLGKSGVNHRLRKLDRMAEKLRAGDLPPEF